In one window of Osmia lignaria lignaria isolate PbOS001 chromosome 11, iyOsmLign1, whole genome shotgun sequence DNA:
- the LOC117604129 gene encoding uncharacterized protein LOC117604129 isoform X2 — protein MADNVDDPKIEKKIGRNREQRAVPRARDKVEEKQLPVPPPDPWASPWCAQSSRNQAETAQPRSLDEDEDIIAYLTDFGTPPLESQTSECPSRNSATSTMAISNLYLDDTFEHLDRLYAITEQILELRSRSSKFFKRVRNLEKLKVLRNVDRRLENAFARDKDNMNDVCDEDTGFAESLLDAMLSNCRDPSFQRRYIRSSSRPTRSKIDVEKQTSVDEVSGSAPKVSKWTRVKAAFKWERACTNDLEAMDTVATMTPTNKYHRSLDTETGDSNSTHVFSYGNEACDGGTSFGRTSSASSSNEGSYDYLQKNISNNLGCQSLKMKNEKKVECTNQRSQSLDEEIVTTNAEDHSLINMGKPLIRVTSEKNHTMHSMNRMDERDTDLSSKRFTPTLTITIPSHEEEMRCLSSPDSSSPLPSSAHTSGGNSPQHRKMHREFSINKDFKRQQSANEESTMLTSKTQRQNSKWNKVRRAFLTNSTLSVPPNLIRVVSRQMILQDGLEAPLAYGYSNSTEELRKSPLNAQAETRRDYRALREKLGAEFHRKLIEWERLKNSSPRIATKDSREVSSNYLNPREVLPSEERLAPEFRKKLQDWKRTKKERRGSAPFEQQRINRRRLTDWQLWRSPSKSEYRNKEMAGSRGSCEENGDGKSHLGEDFVRKMEIWKRMNDASNRDAKQATQSKSNRLGISSGIDETEFLALERVVSLFDSGIGKGRRESDARRLDECFDGDVRPYEGAQNINDTNEVLIRTSVGSYRFEGISREFTRKLYDWERYRGISPTSSTFRLLGPAYDPFARNMTNETSTVTQPTTKAGNDEPSLFKVNALKRSKSVGSVIEETVQDEFFIRRSTSLQTFDHAGSRSKDNKCIDNLPASIDSRRTEDITEDIVMDDSEPEAMIVDIEDVIEETASPLERVQPHQTPVYSVAASETTSIAVPLGTVTSSHEPSPMFLIEIEENEDRKHWESKKWSRRKSFSSEDSLSTDHSESTKIWNSKDNVDSERSSITESLNGKKNCIGDNDEKFDRDLDKDSMKSDSSIYSMELDQKYKVAKESKGMVERNYSKCEREEISSVQSDGDNGTSTVKKYGLEEADENETGHGRNLGNHFAASIKEMMDLSGDKKHQHDDDVHEAENDPSSDNGKDTAEAKMKCDNEYEEIDLSPINRRCCSSTNVQPNYNEDYANALLESSNKCKLVLDEAKFPLSEMGLRRINRDDERFNDHEKNYGVIREEIHNRHTYQDLFKMKSNLQNCKNPDHEDQSRTNCTKRTPPAVTSNETREQQYHNFENVFTSVVLRSSNPCSGEYLEPTIRTTPCTVAPCREERCFERIIINEETLNKIVVPTASTGCVDKLKSSKPSAENSEIENSIEGRNRSSTDRGVPISQEGSSKKRISPSRNVFIKTKRIIFSPFRKLEEHSASRKESLEEDHLFSMKSKSKSRSASPKVNRQDVLLRMSLSLPWPLRPSSKDRELKIKESDKEENIECKSMESKRKSSTASQTKILKEKNSCIEITEKNYELKESVEKKNQRVSALVQATPDQETISAISSSSLKSEGSSPKFDPQSSDLIHKLNILSNAVARRDGRTNTISEESSIESHFLRIRRAKEDFLSRRGGPLCHSVMEPRSLKDHDFLKNSVHRYEDILEKQPEENEKLLDTNGISKVEEVSSKSKEEDKMDLFKNNLSDNSVVSRPDRIKSASVGMINVDPDTFVRLTETNRGCESLPRSIVKQQEPLGPFAKIVNKLKFTKFIRSKDIEEGNMNTISKLCRQSLLIDVRNDVEKPWDDQKGVSAENINQMRKNE, from the exons ATGGCTGATAATGTCGATGATCCAAAGATCGAGAAGAAAATCGGTCGCAACCGCGAACAAAGGGCGGTACCAAGAGCGAGAGACAAAGTGGAGGAGAAACAGTTACCTGTACCTCCACCGGACCCATGGGCGAGCCCTTGGTGCGCGCAAAGTTCACGGAACCAAGCGGAAACGGCGCAGCCTCGTAGCCTCGACGAAGACGAGGACATAATCGCGTACTTGACGGACTTTGGCACACCGCCTCTCGAAAGTCAAACGTCGGAATGCCCCTCGAGGAATTCCGCCACCTCCACCATGGCTATTTCGAATCTCTACTTGGACGACACGTTCGAACATTTGGATCGACTTTACGCTATCACCGAGCAAATTCTTGAACTAAGAAGCCGGAGTTCGAAGTTCTTCAAAAGAGTAAGAAACTTGGAGAAATTAAAAGTGCTTCGAAACGTCGACCGCAGATTGGAAAACGCCTTTGCGAGGGATAAAGATAACATGAACGATGTCTGCGACGAGGACACTGGTTTCGCTGAATCGCTTTTAGACGCTATGCTGTCAAATTGCAGGGATCCGTCGTTTCAGAGACGGTATATTAGGTCTTCCTCGAGACCAACGAGAAGTAAAATTGACGTCGAGAAACAAACTTCGGTGGATGAAGTTTCTGGGAGCGCGCCTAAAGTCTCGAAATGGACTAGAGTGAAAGCTGCTTTCAAGTGGGAAAGGGCTTGTACTAACGATTTGGAAGCGATGGATACCGTGGCGACTATGACGCCGACGAATAAGTATCATAGGAGTTTGGATACTGAAACTGGGGATTCGAATAGTACCCATGTTTTTTCCTATGGAAACGAAGCTTGCGATGGAGGAACGTCTTTTGGGAGAACTTCGTCTGCCTCCTCGTCGAACGAAGGATCTTACGATT ATTTACAgaagaatatttcaaataatttgggATGTCAAtccttgaaaatgaaaaatgagaaaaaggtAGAGTGTACGAATCAGAGAAGTCAATCCCTTGATGAAGAGATCGTCACCACTAATGCTGAAGATCATAGTCTCATAAATATG GGAAAACCATTGATTCGTGTAACATCCGAGAAGAATCATACGATGCATTCCATGAACAGAATGGATGAAAGGGATACGGATTTATCTTCGAAAAGATTCACTCCAACCTTAACGATTACAATACCTTCGCACGAGGAAGAAATGAGGTGTTTGTCCTCACCAGATTCAAGCTCGCCACTTCCATCCAGTGCACATACTTCCGGTGGAAATTCTCCGCAGCATAGGAAAATGCATCGGGAATTTTCTATCAACAAAGATTTTAAACGACag CAATCAGCCAACGAAGAATCCACAATGCTAACATCAAAAACTCAGAGACAAAACTCGAAATGGAATAAAGTCAGACGAGCATTCTTGACGAATTCAACCCTGAGTGTTCCACCTAATCTCATCAGAGTTGTTTCCAGACAAATGATCCTTCAAGACG GATTAGAAGCACCATTGGCTTATGGCTACAGCAACAGTACGGAAGAGCTCCGGAAAAGCCCGTTAAATGCTCAAGCCGAGACTCGTCGAGATTACCGAGCCCTTCGAGAGAAACTGGGAGCAGAGTTCCACCGAAAATTAATCGAATGGGAGCGTTTAAAAAACTCATCTCCTCGCATTGCCACGAAAGACTCTCGCGAAGTATCCTCTAATTACTTGAATCCTCGGGAAGTCTTACCGTCTGAAGAGAGATTGGCGCCAGAGTTCCGAAAGAAACTTCAGGACTGGAAACGTACGAAAAAGGAACGACGAGGAAGTGCTCCGTTCGAGCAACAAAGGATCAATCGTCGTCGTTTGACCGATTGGCAGCTTTGGAGATCTCCATCGAAATCTGAAtacagaaataaagaaatggcAGGGTCCCGTGGTAGCTGCGAAGAAAATGGGGATGGTAAATCGCACCTCGGTGAAGATTTTGTTCGAAAAATGGAAATTTGGAAAAGGATGAACGACGCGAGTAATCGTGACGCGAAACAAGCCACGCAATCGAAATCTAATAGACTTGGAATTTCTTCTGGAATTGACGAAACCGAGTTTCTAGCTCTGGAAAGGGTTGTCTCCCTCTTTGATAGTGGTATTGGAAAAGGACGAAGAGAAAGCGATGCTCGACGATTGGACGAATGCTTCGACGGAGATGTAAG gcCGTACGAAGGTGCGCAAAACATAAACGATACCAATGAAGTTTTAATTCGAACATCTGTAGGATCATATAGATTCGAAGGTATTTCGCGAGAATTCACGAGGAAATTGTATGATTGGGAAAGGTATCGTGGAATATCACCCACGTCCTCAACTTTTCGTCTTCTTGGACCTGCTTACGATCCATTTGCTAGGAACATGACTAATGAAACGTCGACTGTTACACAGCCTACGACAA aagcTGGAAACGATGAACCATCGCTATTCAAAGTCAATGCTCTAAAAAGATCGAAATCCGTTGGTAGCGTGATAGAAGAAACTGTGCAGGATGAATTTTTCATACGTCGTTCGACCAGTTTACAGACATTTGATCATGCTGGAAGTAGATCGAAGGATAATAAATGTATTGATAATTTACCAGCATCTA TCGATTCGCGAAGAACGGAAGACATAACCGAGGACATCGTTATGGACGATTCTGAGCCGGAAGCAATGATCGTCGACATAGAGGATGTCATAGAGGAAACTGCGAGTCCTTTGGAAAGGGTTCAACCCCATCAGACTCCTGTATATTCCGTTGCAGCGAGTGAAACGACTAGCATCGCTGTACCACTTGGGACAGTTACTTCTAGTCACGAACCATCTCCgatgtttttaattgaaatcgaGGAGAATGAAGATCGAAAGCATTGGGAGTCGAAAAAGTGGAGTCGAAGGAAGAGTTTCTCGAGTGAAGATAGTTTGAGTACAGATCATTCTGAGTCAACAAAAATTTGGAATAGCAAGGATAATGTAGACTCAGAGAGATCGTCCATCACAGAATCATTGAATGGAAAGAAGAATTGTATAGGGGATAATGATGAAAAGTTTGATCGAGATTTAGATAAAGATTCCATGAAATCAGACAGTTCGATTTATTCCATGGAACTGGATCAAAAATATAAAGTTGCGAAGGAATCAAAAGGAATGGTTGAAAGGAATTACAGCAAATGTGAGAG GGAAGAAATTTCAAGTGTACAATCCGATGGAGATAATGGAACTTCAACTGTAAAGAAATATGGGCTTGaag AAGCAGACGAAAACGAGACCGGGCACGGAAGGAATCTCGGAAATCATTTTGCTGCGAGCATAAAAGAGATGATG GACTTATCGGGCGACAAGAAGCACCAGCATGACGATGACGTCCATGAGGCTGAAAATGACCCAAGCAGCGATAACGGAAAGGACACAGCCGAGGCTAAGATGAAATGCGACAACGAGTATGAGGAAATTGATCTGAGTCCCATCAACCGTCGTTGCTGTTCCTCAACGAATGTCCAGCCGAATTACAACGAAGATTATGCGAATGCTTTATTGGAATCATCGAACAAATGTAAATTAg TTTTAGATGAAGCCAAGTTTCCTTTATCTGAAATGGGTCTCCGCCGTATAAACCGAGACGATGAACGTTTCAACGATCACGAAAAAAATTACGGTGTGATCAGAGAGGAAATACACAATCGTCACACCTATCAAGATCTCTTCAAAATGAAATCGAACTTGCAAAACTGCAAAAATCCAGATCACGAAGACCAAAGTAGAACAAATTGCACGAAAAGAACTCCACCAGCTGTAACGTCGAATGAAACGAGGGAACAGCAGTATCATAATTTCGAAAATGTCTTCACTTCTGTAGTGTTACGTTCTTCGAACCCTTGCAGTGGTGAATATCTAGAACCAACCATCAGAACAACGCCTTGCACAGTTGCACCCTGTCGCGAAGAGCGTTGTTTCGAAAGGATAATCATAAACGAAGAAACCTTAAATAAAATAGTCGTACCAACAGCCAGTACAGGATGCGTGGATAAACTGAAAAGTTCAAAACCATCTgcagaaaattctgaaattgaaaattctatagAAGGTCGTAATCGATCGAGCACCGATCGTGGAGTTCCAATCAGCCAGGAAGGAAGctctaaaaaaagaatttctccAAGTAGAAACGTTTTCATCAAAACAAAACGTATAATATTTTCTCCATTCCGAAAATTGGAGGAGCATTCAGCTAGCAGAAAAGAGAGTCTCGAAGAagatcatttattttcaatgaaaagtaaaagtaaatcCAGATCAGCCTCTCCAAAAGTGAACAGGCAAGATGTGTTATTAAGAATGTCTCTTTCTTTACCTTGGCCTCTTCGTCCATCTTCGAAAGATagagaattgaaaataaaagaaagtgataaagaagaaaatattgaatgcaAATCAATGGAGAGTAAAAGAAAATCATCAACCGCGTCTCaaactaaaattttaaaagagAAGAATTCATGTATTGAAATAACAGAGAAAAATTATGAATTGAAGGAATCTGTTGAGAAAAAGAATCAAAGAGTAAGTGCATTAGTGCAAGCAACGCCTGATCAAGAAACCATTTCTGCTATTAGTTCTTCCAGTTTAAAAAGCGAAGGATCTTCTCCGAAATTCGATCCACAGTCTTCGGATCTTATTCacaaattaaacattttatctaatgcgGTGGCAAGAAGAGACGGTCGAACGAATACAATATCCGAGGAATCGTCCATCGAATCACACTTTTTGAGAATACGTCGGGCGAAGGAGGATTTCCTGTCTCGTCGAGGGGGTCCATTGTGTCATTCCGTGATGGAACCTCGATCACTCAAGGATCatgattttctaaaaaattctgTTCATCGTTACGAGGATATTTTGGAGAAACAACcggaggaaaatgaaaaattgttggaTACGAATGGTATTTCAAAGGTAGAAGAAGTATCAAGTAAGTcaaaagaagaagataaaatgGATTTGTTTAAGAATAATTTATCAGATAATTCGGTCGTTTCTAGACCTGACAGGATAAAATCTGCCAGTGTTGGAATGATCAATGTGGATCCTGATACCTTTGTACGACTCACAGAGACCAATCGTGGTTGCGAGTCTCTTCCAAGATCGATTGTGAAACAGCAAGAACCTTTAGGGCCATTTGcgaagattgttaataaactgAAATTCACGAAATTCATACGTAGTAAAGATATAGAGGAGGGGAATATGAATACGATTTCGAAATTGTGCAGGCAAAGTTTGCTGATCGATGTTCGAAATGACGTTGAGAAACCTTGGGATGATCAAAAAGGAGTCTCGGCAGAGAATATTAATCAAAtgagaaaaaatgaataa